The genomic interval caagactaTTGATGGTACTATGAAAAAGCAAAAGAAAGTTCCTGCTAAAGTTTTAAGATATTTTCCATTGAAGCCACGCTTACAACGAATGTTTATGTCTTCTAAAATAGCTAAGCATATGCAATGGCATGCTTCAGGAAGTACAAATGACGGCATACTAAGGCATCCGAGGGATTCAGAAGCATGGAAGAACTTTGATCTAATGAATCCTCAATTTGCTTCAGATGCCCGAAATGTCAGACTTGGTTTGGCTGCTGATGGATTCAATCCATTTGGTGATTTGAGTACAAGTCATAGTACTTGGCTTATTGTACTCATACCCTACAATCTTCCTCCTTGGATGTGTATGAAGCAAAGTTCATTCATTCTTTCCATGATCATTCTCGGTAAAAGAGCACCAGGAAATGATATTGATGTATATTTAAGGCCATTAATTGAAGAATTAAAAGAGCTATGGAACAATggacttaaaacttttgatTCATATAGCAATGAAATGTTTAATATGCATGCAGCTATATTGTGGACCATTACTGATTTTCCTGGTCTTGGAACCTTATCTGGGTGGAATACACATACTGGGTTGGCTTGCCCTAGGTGTAATTTTGACACTACTCCTAAGAAGATTTAGGGTAAATTTTGTTTCATGAATCATCGACGTTGGTTAAATGCAAGACACAAATTTAGATTAGCCCGCATTCATTTTGATGGAAGTGTGGAAAATAGAAATTCTCCTTTGACAATATCAGGAACAAATGTCTTAAGACAAGTTGAGAATGTTAATATCATATTTGGGAAAGAACCAGAAGTTGAGGAACTGGGGAAAAGACAACGCAGAGATCACCAAGCTATTGATGGCCCTCTACAATGGcggaaaaaaaagtatattttttgaacTTCCTTATTGGGTAAACAATTTATTGCACCATAATCTAGATGTTATGcacattgaaaaaaaatgtatgtgaTAATGTGGTGTATACATTATTGAATCAAGGTAAAAAATCAAAAGATAACCTAAAGGCACGAAAAGACTTAAAAGATTGGGGTGTTAGACCTGATCTTTGGcatgatgaaaataataaatatcttcCTGCTATATATACATTGACAAAAGAAAATAAGCATACATTTCTGACAACACTAAAGAACATCATTGTTCCAGATGGCTACTCAAGTAACATTAGTAGATGTGTTGATGTAAAAAATGTAAGCTTTGAGGATTGAAAAGTCATGATTCACATGTTTTGATGGAGCAACTTCTACCTTTAGCAATGAGAAAGACACTCCCTAAGGAAGTGTGCTATGTTTTGATTGATTTGTGTTCATTTTTTAGAAACTTATGCAGTAAAGTTTTAAAAGTAGATGAACTTAACCAACTGCAAAATAGAGTTGTTCTCACATTATGTCACATGGAGATATTATTTCCTCCTGCATTTTTTACAGTCATGGTTCATTTGATTGTGCATTTAGTGGAAGATGCCAAGCTTGGAGGACCTGTCCAGTATAGATGGATGTATCCCATTGAGAGATATTTAGGAAAATTGAAATCTTATGTGCGTAACAAGGCACAACCAGAAGGCTCAATAGCTGAAGGCTACATGGCTGAAGAGTCTTTAACCTTTTGTTCaagatatttaaatgaaattgAGACTGTATTTAATCGAATAAGGTGTGTTAATGATGAACCATACACTATGTCATCTAGTGCAAGCACTTTGTTTCCACCTGTTGGAAAACCAATTGGGTCTTTTACTTACTTCTCTTTATCAGCAAAGGAAAAGTTACAAGCACATCGTCATATATTGACTAATTGTGCCCAAGTTGACCCTTTCCTTCAGTAAGTAC from Phaseolus vulgaris cultivar G19833 chromosome 1, P. vulgaris v2.0, whole genome shotgun sequence carries:
- the LOC137813717 gene encoding uncharacterized protein isoform X1 — protein: MEQLLPLAMRKTLPKEVCYVLIDLCSFFRNLCSKVLKVDELNQLQNRVVLTLCHMEILFPPAFFTVMVHLIVHLVEDAKLGGPVQYRWMYPIERYLGKLKSYVRNKAQPEGSIAEGYMAEESLTFCSRYLNEIETVFNRIRCVNDEPYTMSSSASTLFPPVGKPIGSFTYFSLSAKEKLQAHRHILTNCAQVDPFLQDIIRRQLRSRTRSSSVIDKRVHREFAEWFSRCIRNELNGPHSDDLKFLAMWPIDCAKRYNAYNVNGFKFRTLERDEGLKTQNSGIYILAPLRYATVYGCSDATIVLGAVGKVILSSFVSYL